A genomic stretch from Aedes albopictus strain Foshan chromosome 2, AalbF5, whole genome shotgun sequence includes:
- the LOC109420248 gene encoding uncharacterized protein LOC109420248 — protein MKRMRLAAVVVLLLVLVVIGGPDPVGGDFVQDIKNGVRMAGSLFGIETITDVADLVAKGFSKQGIFLKPQENTPLQQKAASMMVLIWKLIGLDGSKLGALIMNALIFVAHVIATNLGTLKKPGLDENNDLEFTKAEESSILQSESPLDWLLNNPPKQFDGMLNTIQNTNITDYLESDLANLENTPVDDSGCIRLLICKIKPFIWKMQQVVRDRLATGREENSEPHDDEQESIAELIFRNVPKLAEFQANGAQCEAQFKHCIRRFG, from the exons ATGAAACGAATGCGGTTGGCGGCCGTGGTGGTGCTTCTGTTGGTGCTGGTGGTCATCGGGGGACCGGATCCGGTTGGGGGAGACTTCGTCCAGGACATCAAAAACGGTGTCCGAATGGCGGGTAGCTTGTTCGGAATCGAGACCATAACGGACGTGGCAGATCTGGTGGCGAAGGGGTTCTCCAAGCAAGGGATTTTCCTCAAACCGCAGGAGAACACGCCGCTCCAGCAGAAGGCTGCCTCGATGATGGTTCTGATTTGGAAGCTGATCGGACTGGATGGAAGCAAGCTGGGTGCGTTGATAATGAATGCACTGATTTTCGTGGCTCACGTG ATCGCAACGAACCTTGGAACCCTGAAGAAGCCAGGCCTGGACGAGAACAACGACCTGGAATTCACAAAGGCGGAAGAATCGTCCATTCTGCAGTCGGAGTCCCCCCTGGACTGGCTCTTAAACAACCCACCGAAACAGTTCGATGGCATGCTGAACACAATCCAGAACACCAACATTACAGATTACCTAGAATCTGACCTAGCCAACCTGGAGAACACCCCAGTCGATGACTCCGGTTGCATCCGATTGCTTATCTGCAAAATCAAACCCTTCATCTGGAAAATGCAACAGGTGGTTCGGGATAGGTTGGCTACGGGTAGAGAGGAAAATTCGGAGCCCCATGACGACGAGCAGGAAAGCATAGCGGAATTAATTTTCCGGAACGTCCCAAAGTTGGCCGAGTTTCAAGCGAACGGAGCTCAATGCGAGGCGCAGTTTAAGCACTGCATTCGTCGGTTCGGTTGA